In a single window of the Silvimonas iriomotensis genome:
- the ada gene encoding bifunctional DNA-binding transcriptional regulator/O6-methylguanine-DNA methyltransferase Ada — protein sequence MSAQLAMSAKPAAAPAAVFTSDDARWDAVQRRDHAADGQFWYGVSTTGIYCRPSCPSRHALRKHVHFYGSQAAAQAAGLRACKRCKPDEASLASQHAAAVARACRLIESAESLPTLAELAAAAGLSRYYFHHVFKDITGVTPREYGAAHRAHRVRDELQRTDHVTDALYQAGFGSSGRFYEKSAEMLGMKPKGYQRGGAGVAIRFGVGQCALGAILVAATEQGVCSILLGDDPDALVRDLQDRFPNASLSGADAAFEQWMAQVIGFVDHPAAGLALPLDIRGTAFQQRVWQALRAIPPGQTVSYAEIAERIGQPRAVRAVAQACAANKLAVAIPCHRVVRNDGGLSGYRWGVERKRALLEREAENSQ from the coding sequence ATGTCTGCCCAACTTGCCATGTCTGCCAAGCCTGCTGCCGCGCCTGCCGCGGTCTTTACCTCTGATGATGCGCGCTGGGATGCGGTCCAGCGGCGTGACCACGCAGCCGATGGTCAGTTCTGGTACGGCGTGAGCACGACGGGGATCTATTGCCGGCCGTCTTGCCCGTCCCGGCATGCCTTGCGCAAACACGTGCATTTTTATGGCAGCCAGGCAGCGGCGCAGGCAGCCGGCCTGCGTGCCTGCAAACGCTGCAAACCGGACGAGGCGTCTCTGGCCAGCCAGCATGCGGCCGCAGTCGCGCGGGCCTGCCGCTTGATCGAATCTGCCGAAAGCCTGCCGACACTGGCCGAGCTGGCGGCCGCCGCAGGGTTAAGCCGCTATTATTTTCATCATGTCTTCAAGGACATCACCGGGGTGACGCCGCGTGAATACGGCGCGGCCCACCGCGCTCACCGCGTGCGCGATGAGTTGCAGCGCACTGATCATGTCACCGACGCGCTCTACCAGGCCGGGTTTGGTTCCAGCGGCCGCTTTTATGAGAAATCTGCCGAAATGCTGGGCATGAAGCCCAAGGGCTACCAGCGTGGCGGTGCGGGTGTGGCCATCCGTTTTGGGGTAGGGCAGTGCGCGCTGGGGGCAATCCTGGTCGCGGCCACCGAACAAGGCGTGTGCAGCATCTTGCTGGGGGATGATCCGGACGCGCTGGTGCGCGATCTGCAAGACCGCTTCCCCAATGCCAGCCTGAGTGGCGCGGACGCTGCGTTTGAACAATGGATGGCGCAAGTGATCGGCTTTGTGGATCACCCCGCGGCGGGGCTGGCTTTGCCGCTGGATATCCGCGGTACGGCATTCCAGCAACGCGTGTGGCAGGCGCTGCGTGCCATCCCGCCAGGCCAGACGGTAAGCTATGCCGAGATTGCCGAGCGCATTGGCCAGCCGCGCGCAGTACGGGCGGTGGCGCAAGCCTGCGCGGCCAACAAACTGGCGGTGGCAATCCCGTGCCACCGCGTGGTGCGCAATGACGGCGGGTTGTCAGGGTATCGCTGGGGCGTGGAGCGCAAGCGGGCCTTGCTGGAACGGGAAGCGGAGAATTCGCAGTGA